One genomic region from Leptolyngbyaceae cyanobacterium JSC-12 encodes:
- a CDS encoding ABC-type uncharacterized transport system involved in gliding motility, auxiliary component (IMG reference gene:2510094682~PFAM: ABC-type uncharacterized transport system), with the protein MKNFPRKNLKYLYWLGPMLIIAGISAGVVAGWTAIPLGLIAAGVVMIGFWLFQQGRKADADSFLGRRSTQVGTNAVLTTLAVLAILGFINVLAVRTPARVDLTENQAFTLAPETQQIVRNLPQPVKVWVFTPQAEAQDRELLESYRRLGDRLTYEFVDPQAQPSLAKRLEIKSSGDVVLESPETGRKQFVQTVSVGASNNPIEAGQRLSEVRLTNALEQITSDRRRKVYFVQGHGERPIEAGQGAMAEAVKLLNEKNLDSKPLVLASTKEVPQDADVVVIAGPQKPFLDAELQALKTYLARGGNVLLLVDPTETDLKLTLLLKEWGVDLDQRVVVDSSAQGLAGLGPADAIVTQYGDHPITRELQGNLSFYSLARPLGVAQAKGITSTPILFTSDRSWAESDLKSTPLQFDQGKDQQGPLVLGIALSRPVAQPATAKPSPSPTPTASPSSSSPAPSPSPTSEATKTDDKTKTDDKTKTDDKKPESRLVVIGNSTFATDGFFNQVVNGDVFLNSVRWLSQDDQPALSIRPKEAKNRRITLSPPQAAIAGWLALVILPLLGFGTAFFVWWRRR; encoded by the coding sequence ATGAAGAACTTTCCTCGCAAAAATCTTAAGTATCTCTACTGGCTGGGTCCCATGTTGATCATTGCTGGTATCTCAGCCGGAGTTGTGGCAGGCTGGACAGCGATTCCGCTAGGGCTGATTGCGGCTGGAGTTGTGATGATTGGGTTCTGGCTGTTTCAGCAGGGTAGAAAAGCAGATGCTGACTCGTTTTTGGGACGGCGATCAACTCAGGTGGGTACGAATGCGGTGTTGACAACCCTGGCAGTGCTGGCGATTTTGGGGTTTATTAATGTTCTGGCGGTGCGAACTCCAGCACGGGTAGATTTGACAGAAAATCAGGCATTTACGCTAGCACCAGAAACGCAACAGATTGTGCGAAACTTGCCCCAACCTGTGAAAGTATGGGTGTTTACACCCCAAGCTGAAGCGCAAGATCGAGAGTTGCTGGAAAGTTATCGGCGGTTGGGCGATCGCCTGACCTACGAATTTGTTGATCCGCAGGCACAACCCTCGCTGGCAAAGCGGCTGGAAATTAAGAGTTCAGGGGATGTGGTGCTGGAATCCCCTGAAACGGGACGGAAACAATTTGTACAAACAGTGTCAGTAGGCGCATCGAATAATCCGATTGAAGCAGGGCAACGGCTTTCGGAAGTGCGGTTAACAAATGCGCTGGAACAAATTACCAGCGATCGCCGCCGAAAGGTTTACTTTGTGCAGGGGCATGGAGAACGCCCAATTGAAGCAGGACAGGGAGCAATGGCGGAAGCAGTAAAATTGCTGAACGAGAAAAATCTGGATAGCAAACCATTGGTGCTGGCATCGACTAAAGAGGTGCCTCAAGATGCGGATGTAGTAGTGATTGCAGGACCGCAAAAACCTTTCCTGGATGCGGAATTGCAAGCGTTGAAAACCTATCTGGCGCGGGGTGGTAACGTATTGTTGCTGGTAGATCCCACCGAAACGGATCTAAAACTGACATTGCTGTTGAAAGAGTGGGGTGTGGATTTAGATCAGCGTGTAGTGGTGGATTCTTCCGCGCAGGGATTAGCTGGGTTGGGTCCCGCTGATGCGATCGTAACGCAGTATGGCGACCACCCCATTACTAGAGAACTGCAAGGCAATTTGTCCTTTTATTCATTGGCGCGTCCATTGGGAGTGGCTCAAGCCAAAGGTATAACATCGACTCCAATTCTGTTTACCAGCGATCGCAGTTGGGCAGAAAGCGATTTGAAGTCCACTCCACTACAGTTTGACCAGGGCAAAGACCAGCAGGGGCCGTTGGTATTGGGGATTGCCCTCAGTCGTCCTGTTGCCCAACCCGCTACGGCTAAACCTAGCCCTTCTCCTACTCCCACCGCTTCTCCATCCTCCTCCTCTCCTGCCCCTTCTCCGTCCCCTACCAGTGAAGCGACCAAAACTGATGACAAGACCAAAACTGATGACAAGACCAAAACTGATGACAAGAAGCCCGAATCGCGTCTGGTTGTGATTGGGAATTCTACCTTTGCTACAGATGGCTTTTTTAATCAGGTGGTGAACGGGGACGTGTTTCTTAACTCAGTACGCTGGTTAAGCCAGGACGATCAACCAGCCCTGTCGATTCGTCCTAAAGAAGCCAAGAATCGCCGGATTACCCTATCACCGCCGCAAGCTGCGATCGCTGGTTGGTTAGCCCTGGTCATCCTGCCACTTCTGGGTTTTGGTACAGCGTTTTTCGTTTGGTGGAGACGGCGGTAA
- a CDS encoding alanine racemase (IMG reference gene:2510094679~PFAM: Alanine racemase, C-terminal domain; Alanine racemase, N-terminal domain~TIGRFAM: alanine racemase): MLSWDQSPSLARMRQERAWVEVNLAALSHNVGQVKRLLLPRTELMAVVKADAYGHGAVTVAQTVLQAGANWLGVATIPEGIELREAGIQAPILILGATNTPDQIRAIARWNLQPTLCTPKQALIFSETMTQLPKQSPLPVHLKLDTGMSRLGTAWEAATEFAQLVQRLPHLAIASLYSHLATAENLDQTVVNQQQQRFERAIAQIREAGITPPKLHLANSAGTLTDTRLHYDLVRVGLALYGLYPAEHLRSVLALQPVLQVKARVTQVKTIQAGTGVSYGHRFVADRDMRIAVVAIGYADGIPRNLSNQMTALIRGQRVPQIGAITMDQLMLDVSRVANLQEGEVVTILGQDGDQFISADDWANALGTISWEILCSFKHRLPRIAVNQPLRDRSLESTR, encoded by the coding sequence ATGTTAAGTTGGGATCAAAGTCCAAGTTTGGCGCGGATGAGACAGGAGCGGGCCTGGGTTGAAGTGAATCTGGCAGCATTGTCTCACAACGTGGGGCAAGTAAAGCGGTTGTTGCTACCCCGCACTGAGTTAATGGCAGTGGTAAAAGCAGATGCATACGGACATGGAGCAGTGACAGTCGCCCAAACAGTGCTCCAGGCAGGTGCAAACTGGCTGGGCGTAGCGACAATTCCGGAGGGTATCGAGTTGCGGGAAGCTGGAATTCAGGCTCCGATCCTGATTTTGGGCGCAACCAATACTCCTGATCAGATTCGGGCGATCGCTCGCTGGAATTTGCAACCAACCCTTTGTACACCGAAGCAAGCCCTGATTTTCTCAGAAACCATGACGCAGTTGCCTAAACAATCCCCCCTCCCAGTTCACCTTAAGCTGGATACGGGTATGTCACGATTGGGAACGGCTTGGGAAGCCGCCACTGAGTTTGCTCAATTAGTACAACGACTGCCCCATCTCGCCATTGCCAGCCTTTATTCTCACTTGGCAACGGCTGAAAACCTGGATCAAACAGTTGTAAATCAGCAGCAACAACGCTTTGAGCGAGCGATCGCGCAGATTCGCGAGGCAGGCATTACCCCACCCAAATTGCATCTAGCAAACTCCGCTGGGACTCTGACCGATACAAGGTTGCACTACGATCTGGTGCGCGTGGGACTGGCACTGTATGGACTGTATCCTGCTGAGCACTTGCGATCAGTGCTGGCGCTACAACCTGTTCTCCAGGTGAAAGCCCGTGTCACTCAGGTCAAAACGATTCAGGCAGGAACTGGCGTGAGCTATGGGCATCGTTTTGTGGCGGACCGAGACATGCGAATTGCAGTAGTGGCGATCGGGTATGCCGATGGTATTCCTCGCAACCTGTCGAACCAGATGACTGCTCTGATTCGAGGACAGCGCGTTCCTCAAATTGGCGCAATTACGATGGATCAGCTCATGCTAGACGTGAGCCGTGTTGCCAATCTGCAAGAAGGTGAAGTGGTGACGATTTTAGGACAAGATGGCGATCAGTTCATTTCAGCAGATGATTGGGCAAACGCCCTCGGCACTATTTCCTGGGAAATTTTGTGCAGTTTCAAGCATCGTCTACCACGGATTGCCGTGAATCAACCTCTACGCGATCGCTCCCTGGAATCGACTCGTTGA
- a CDS encoding cAMP-binding protein (IMG reference gene:2510094687~PFAM: Bacterial regulatory proteins, crp family; Cyclic nucleotide-binding domain) — MEDRFAPRDIAANLSIRSAPFFQGLPEEAVERATANVVMRNHPANQVILLENDWGSSVYFILSGWVKIRTYNLDGKEVTLNILGKGELFGEMAPLDEVPRSTDVITLAPTVIGNMPAQDFVRLLNTEPQSGIRLAKLMARRLRQVNRRLRLRESDSVSRVADILLFLADGQGKISQQGTEIPNLPHRELSSLSGLARETVTRVLSKLEKKGLIIRDRETLCISDPHALERLML; from the coding sequence ATGGAAGACCGATTCGCTCCTCGAGATATTGCTGCTAACCTATCGATTCGTTCTGCCCCGTTTTTTCAAGGCTTGCCAGAGGAAGCTGTAGAGCGGGCAACGGCGAATGTGGTCATGCGTAATCACCCAGCAAACCAGGTGATTTTGTTGGAAAATGATTGGGGTAGTTCGGTTTACTTTATTCTCAGCGGTTGGGTCAAGATCCGTACCTACAACTTGGATGGTAAAGAAGTTACCTTAAACATTTTGGGAAAAGGCGAGTTGTTTGGGGAGATGGCTCCGTTAGATGAAGTGCCTCGCTCTACGGATGTGATTACGCTAGCTCCAACAGTGATTGGGAATATGCCTGCACAGGACTTTGTTCGCTTGTTGAACACAGAGCCGCAATCAGGGATTCGGCTAGCAAAGTTGATGGCTCGTCGGCTGCGGCAGGTCAATCGACGGTTACGATTGCGTGAGTCGGACAGTGTGTCGCGGGTGGCGGATATCCTCTTATTTTTGGCAGATGGGCAAGGCAAGATTAGCCAGCAAGGAACTGAGATCCCTAATTTGCCGCATCGAGAACTTAGCAGTTTGAGTGGGTTAGCCAGGGAAACTGTGACGCGAGTTTTGAGCAAACTGGAAAAAAAAGGGTTAATTATCCGCGATCGCGAAACGTTATGTATTTCAGATCCTCATGCACTGGAGCGGTTAATGCTATAG
- a CDS encoding signal transduction histidine kinase (IMG reference gene:2510094685~PFAM: Histidine kinase-, DNA gyrase B-, and HSP90-like ATPase; His Kinase A (phosphoacceptor) domain~manually curated), with protein sequence MQTLIISVFKMPLFSNEGSLPSLPGHIMVDLVDELDAELAQSLILENQSLREQIARHTQLLQLLTHQLATPLTALNGSVHLLADSELVGHQRQEFLGVVEQQIRRLKELLADMVALHDLETGKLEARPTSFCLQRLIDESISAFAPYPITYHFDRVLPDVWGDRWQVSQVLVNLLSNAIKYSPNGHPIEVGASLEPSGWVQVWVKDYGLGIPEADQPFLFERFYRVKHRDRQDIGGTGLGLSLCKLLVENQGGKLGFESTHGKGSRFYFTLPTTETANR encoded by the coding sequence GTGCAAACGCTAATAATATCTGTGTTTAAGATGCCTCTTTTCTCTAACGAAGGTTCTCTTCCTTCTCTGCCAGGTCACATTATGGTTGATCTCGTAGATGAATTGGATGCTGAACTGGCACAATCACTCATTTTGGAAAACCAATCGCTGCGTGAGCAGATTGCTCGTCATACTCAGCTTCTACAGCTTTTGACTCACCAGTTAGCAACCCCGTTGACGGCACTAAATGGCTCTGTGCATTTACTGGCAGATTCAGAGTTGGTGGGGCATCAGCGACAAGAGTTTTTAGGTGTAGTTGAGCAGCAAATTCGCCGATTGAAAGAACTGCTGGCAGATATGGTAGCGTTGCACGATCTAGAAACTGGAAAGCTGGAAGCTCGCCCCACTAGCTTTTGTTTGCAGCGGTTGATTGACGAATCAATCTCGGCATTTGCACCGTACCCTATTACCTATCATTTTGATCGTGTGTTACCGGATGTGTGGGGCGATCGCTGGCAAGTGTCGCAAGTGCTGGTGAATCTGCTCTCCAATGCCATTAAGTATTCGCCGAATGGTCATCCCATTGAGGTTGGCGCATCCCTGGAACCCTCTGGATGGGTGCAAGTATGGGTGAAAGATTATGGGTTAGGCATTCCTGAAGCCGACCAACCCTTTTTGTTTGAACGCTTCTACCGGGTCAAACATCGCGATCGCCAGGACATTGGTGGTACCGGATTGGGGTTATCACTCTGTAAATTGCTAGTTGAAAATCAAGGTGGCAAACTGGGATTTGAATCGACTCATGGTAAAGGTAGTCGCTTCTATTTCACCTTGCCTACGACTGAAACTGCAAATCGTTAG
- a CDS encoding exopolyphosphatase (IMG reference gene:2510094686~PFAM: HD domain; Ppx/GppA phosphatase family~TIGRFAM: exopolyphosphatase) produces MFPEHERILTAIDVGTNSIHMVVVRIQPSLPAFTIVAREKNTVRLGERCKQTGQLTEAAMERAIAALYRCQEISKSLNSEQIIAVATSAVREAPNGQEFLHRVETKLGLWINLISGVEEARRIYLGVLSGLEFNNQAHVVIDIGGGSTELILGDGQEPRSLSSTKIGAVRLTNEFISTDPISSLEFQALQAYIRGMLERPVEDLQAHLRPGESLRLVGTSGTIETLATIHAKEHLGIVPDPLHGYTFSLRDLREMVSRFRRLNCAERSQLPGMNDRRSEIILAGALILQEAMTLLGCESIKICERSLREGVIVDWMLTHGLIEDRLRYQDSVRQRSVIKIAQKYRVNLRYSERVAEFALSLFDQTQGVLHQWGAEERELLWAAAILHNCGHFISHDAHHKHSYYLIRHGELLGYTETEIETIANLARYHRKSNPKKKHDNYRCLTSKPHRRVVDQLSPLLRLAVALDRRQIGAIKQVTCELRLDLQEFRLYLRPTQPGDDCDLELWSLNEKKYSFEEQFGIKVVPILEFAIAGIRG; encoded by the coding sequence ATGTTTCCAGAACACGAGCGTATTCTCACCGCTATCGATGTCGGCACGAACTCCATCCACATGGTAGTCGTTCGAATTCAGCCTTCTCTCCCCGCTTTTACGATTGTTGCTAGAGAAAAAAATACAGTTCGCCTGGGAGAGCGATGTAAACAAACAGGTCAATTAACGGAGGCAGCGATGGAGAGAGCGATCGCTGCACTCTATCGCTGTCAGGAAATTTCCAAAAGCCTGAATTCTGAGCAAATTATTGCTGTTGCTACCAGTGCAGTGCGCGAAGCCCCCAATGGTCAAGAATTTTTACATCGGGTCGAAACTAAGTTAGGGCTTTGGATCAATTTAATTTCGGGGGTCGAGGAAGCTCGACGGATCTATCTAGGCGTTTTGTCAGGGTTGGAGTTTAATAACCAGGCACACGTGGTAATCGACATTGGGGGCGGCTCCACCGAATTAATTTTGGGGGATGGACAGGAACCCCGCAGTTTGAGCAGTACCAAGATCGGAGCAGTTCGCCTTACCAATGAGTTTATTTCCACTGATCCTATCAGTAGCCTGGAGTTTCAGGCACTTCAGGCATATATCCGGGGGATGCTGGAGCGTCCAGTTGAAGATCTACAAGCACATCTGCGTCCAGGTGAATCCCTACGGTTGGTGGGAACATCGGGAACCATCGAAACCCTTGCCACAATCCATGCCAAGGAACATTTGGGGATCGTGCCCGATCCATTACATGGCTACACATTTAGCCTGAGAGATTTGCGAGAGATGGTGAGCCGATTTCGCCGACTCAACTGCGCCGAGCGATCGCAACTACCTGGGATGAACGATCGCCGCTCTGAAATCATCCTGGCAGGGGCACTAATTTTGCAAGAAGCAATGACGTTACTGGGGTGTGAGTCGATCAAAATTTGTGAGCGATCGCTACGAGAAGGCGTGATTGTTGATTGGATGTTAACTCACGGGTTGATCGAAGATCGGCTACGCTATCAAGACTCTGTACGTCAACGCAGCGTCATCAAAATTGCTCAGAAATATCGAGTCAACCTGCGATATAGCGAACGAGTTGCCGAATTTGCCCTCAGTTTATTTGACCAAACTCAAGGGGTGCTCCACCAGTGGGGCGCAGAAGAACGAGAGTTGCTGTGGGCAGCGGCGATTTTGCACAACTGTGGACACTTCATCAGCCACGATGCCCACCACAAACACTCCTATTATCTCATTCGCCACGGTGAACTCCTGGGTTATACCGAAACTGAAATTGAAACCATCGCCAACCTTGCCCGCTATCATCGCAAAAGCAATCCAAAGAAAAAACACGACAACTATCGGTGCCTGACTAGTAAGCCCCATCGCCGCGTGGTAGATCAACTCAGTCCTCTGCTCCGTCTGGCAGTGGCGCTGGATCGCCGTCAAATTGGGGCGATCAAACAAGTAACCTGTGAATTACGTCTGGATCTGCAAGAATTTCGTCTCTATCTCCGCCCCACTCAACCTGGCGATGATTGTGACCTAGAACTCTGGAGCCTGAACGAAAAGAAATACAGCTTTGAGGAACAATTTGGTATCAAAGTTGTACCAATTTTAGAGTTTGCGATCGCTGGAATTAGAGGCTAG
- a CDS encoding ABC-2 type transporter (IMG reference gene:2510094683), with product MRVILANIVAIYRRELQSYFASPLAYVVAGVFWLLSGLFFVFILNVTIQRIAYADAAGYQGAIDAPIQFFQSFLGILSSIALFVLPILSMSLYAEERKRGTLELLATSPVTNWAVAIGKLLAVVTFFITLLLPMLVYELIVLTATNPPVSLSVILLGHLGLVLLAAAVLSLGMFVSSLTDSTILAAIFTFALVLFLWIIDGVGQEIGGWIGTVFGHLSLLKHYNNLAQGILDSSSLILFGSYILLGIFLTAQSINVFRFQRS from the coding sequence ATGCGAGTGATTCTGGCAAATATTGTGGCAATCTACCGCAGGGAGCTACAGAGCTACTTTGCATCCCCGCTAGCATACGTAGTGGCAGGGGTGTTCTGGCTCTTGTCTGGATTATTCTTTGTGTTCATTCTCAACGTTACAATTCAGCGCATTGCCTACGCTGATGCTGCCGGATACCAGGGTGCGATCGATGCTCCCATTCAATTTTTTCAATCATTTCTCGGCATCCTGAGTTCGATCGCCCTCTTTGTTCTACCCATTCTTTCCATGAGTTTGTATGCTGAGGAACGCAAACGCGGCACGCTGGAACTGCTGGCAACCTCACCCGTGACCAATTGGGCAGTGGCGATCGGCAAACTGCTGGCAGTCGTCACTTTTTTCATTACGCTGCTATTGCCCATGCTGGTATACGAGCTAATTGTCCTGACTGCCACCAATCCACCCGTTAGCCTTTCTGTTATTCTGCTGGGACACCTGGGTTTAGTTCTCCTCGCTGCCGCCGTGCTCTCATTAGGGATGTTCGTCTCCTCCCTCACTGACAGCACTATCCTTGCTGCCATCTTTACCTTTGCTCTAGTTTTGTTTCTGTGGATTATTGACGGTGTAGGGCAAGAAATCGGCGGTTGGATTGGTACTGTATTTGGGCACCTGTCTCTGCTCAAGCACTACAACAACCTAGCACAGGGCATTTTAGACAGTAGCAGCCTGATCCTGTTTGGTAGCTATATCCTCCTGGGAATCTTTCTGACTGCCCAGTCCATAAATGTGTTCAGGTTCCAGAGAAGCTAG
- a CDS encoding hypothetical protein (IMG reference gene:2510094681), which yields MTYYQQQSNAFPLSYLNDLRGKILSCPYFAVNNLNRDFVGTKGFSVVFQRSHLEQVEQQFPFFKPYLDKALEPGCNAFYLNPLLLKQGSRVDPHIDRSLRSYCKTIHPPTLVSVLYVQVPVDLRGGELILCDRKQQVGCISPKANTLLRFQGDLTHSVNPVQVLGERLSLVCEQYNLDEIELQDIPNFTVESRATKSKQRGRDNK from the coding sequence ATGACCTATTACCAGCAACAATCCAACGCCTTCCCTCTTAGCTATCTCAACGATTTGCGGGGTAAAATCTTGTCCTGTCCTTATTTCGCTGTGAACAACCTTAATCGGGATTTTGTTGGCACGAAGGGGTTTTCAGTGGTGTTTCAGCGATCGCACCTGGAGCAGGTAGAACAGCAGTTTCCTTTTTTCAAACCCTATCTCGACAAAGCACTGGAGCCTGGTTGCAATGCATTTTACCTGAATCCCCTCTTGCTGAAGCAGGGTTCTCGTGTAGATCCGCATATTGATCGTTCCCTGCGCTCCTACTGCAAAACGATCCATCCCCCCACACTGGTGAGCGTGCTATACGTGCAGGTGCCAGTAGATTTGCGGGGTGGCGAGTTGATATTGTGTGATCGCAAACAGCAGGTCGGCTGCATTTCGCCCAAAGCCAATACGCTGCTGCGATTTCAAGGCGATTTAACCCATTCCGTTAACCCGGTACAGGTGTTGGGAGAACGCCTGAGCCTAGTGTGTGAACAATACAACCTGGATGAGATTGAACTGCAAGACATTCCAAATTTCACCGTAGAATCTAGAGCCACCAAATCTAAACAGCGAGGAAGAGACAACAAGTAA
- a CDS encoding SSU ribosomal protein S16P (IMG reference gene:2510094678~PFAM: Ribosomal protein S16~TIGRFAM: ribosomal protein S16) gives MIRLRLKRFGKKREASYRIVAMHSTSRRDGRPLEELGFYNPRSDEVRLDVPAIIKRLKEGAQPTDTVRSILEKQKVFEQLNA, from the coding sequence ATGATCAGATTGCGACTCAAGCGATTCGGTAAGAAGCGGGAAGCGAGCTACAGAATTGTAGCAATGCATAGTACTTCTCGCCGTGATGGGCGTCCACTCGAAGAGTTAGGGTTCTACAACCCTCGGAGCGATGAAGTTCGGTTAGATGTACCCGCAATTATTAAGCGGTTGAAGGAAGGGGCGCAGCCAACGGATACAGTCCGCAGCATTCTCGAAAAACAGAAGGTATTTGAGCAACTTAATGCCTGA
- a CDS encoding small-conductance mechanosensitive channel (IMG reference gene:2510094680~PFAM: Mechanosensitive ion channel), with the protein MLFNLLAELSLETKPSDLYEVLSGMVVVLLPRIVWAILILLLTRFAIGISRQLSRRFLNPVEPTIRKFFIQTAEVLTLIVGVVAALNVLGIQTATLVAILGAAGLAVGLALQSSLSHFAAGVMLVSFRPFEVGDFIDGAGVAGVVDSIGIFSTTVITPDNVKIVVPNNNLFTGTLKNMTGMGTRRVDLEVNIGDRPIEPTITHLLSLVQPHPLILNDPKPTCNVASITPDATILYLRPWCATEVYEQAKSEMQQLVKEFLKESPVS; encoded by the coding sequence ATGCTGTTCAATCTCCTCGCCGAACTTTCACTTGAAACCAAGCCGTCTGACCTGTATGAAGTGCTTTCCGGCATGGTAGTAGTGTTGTTGCCCCGGATTGTCTGGGCAATTCTGATTTTGCTATTGACCCGGTTCGCGATCGGTATCAGTCGTCAACTCAGTCGTCGGTTTCTCAACCCGGTTGAACCTACGATTCGTAAGTTCTTTATTCAAACGGCTGAGGTGCTGACGCTGATTGTGGGAGTAGTAGCAGCGCTGAATGTGTTGGGAATTCAAACAGCAACACTGGTAGCAATTTTGGGGGCAGCGGGGTTGGCAGTGGGGCTAGCATTGCAAAGCAGTTTGTCTCACTTTGCAGCAGGGGTAATGCTGGTAAGCTTCCGCCCATTTGAGGTGGGTGATTTTATTGATGGGGCTGGCGTGGCTGGCGTGGTAGATAGCATCGGCATTTTTTCTACAACGGTGATCACGCCTGATAACGTGAAAATTGTGGTACCCAACAATAACTTGTTCACAGGTACGCTGAAAAACATGACGGGGATGGGCACACGACGAGTGGATTTGGAGGTGAATATTGGTGATCGCCCAATTGAACCTACGATTACTCACTTGCTGTCCTTAGTACAGCCTCACCCGCTGATTCTGAATGACCCCAAACCTACTTGCAACGTCGCTTCTATCACGCCCGATGCCACTATTTTGTATCTCCGACCCTGGTGTGCAACAGAAGTGTACGAACAAGCCAAATCTGAGATGCAGCAGCTTGTGAAGGAATTTTTGAAGGAATCTCCAGTGTCATGA
- a CDS encoding putative RNA-binding protein (contains KH domain) (IMG reference gene:2510094677), with amino-acid sequence MPEPFRVVAAEMISPNYETLIRFLIQPFLESSDALKLDCEISPNKPRIWVRLAFDGTDKGRVFGRGGRNIQAIRTIIEAIAQMYGHSVYLDVYGGTASSQSSEWTERDGADKPPPRRSPAKRGPSRPARRS; translated from the coding sequence ATGCCTGAACCCTTTAGAGTTGTTGCTGCCGAAATGATCTCTCCCAATTACGAAACGTTAATTCGCTTCCTGATTCAACCATTCTTAGAATCATCCGATGCGCTGAAATTAGATTGCGAAATCTCACCTAATAAGCCTCGAATTTGGGTGAGGCTGGCGTTTGACGGAACGGATAAGGGGCGTGTTTTTGGTCGTGGTGGTCGCAATATCCAAGCAATTCGGACGATTATAGAAGCGATCGCCCAAATGTATGGACACTCTGTTTATCTTGATGTTTATGGAGGAACTGCCTCCAGTCAAAGCAGCGAGTGGACAGAGCGAGATGGGGCAGACAAACCTCCGCCGCGCCGCTCCCCTGCTAAACGAGGCCCTTCAAGACCTGCTCGACGCTCCTAG
- a CDS encoding ABC-type multidrug transport system, ATPase component (IMG reference gene:2510094684~PFAM: ABC transporter), with translation MIDVEHLSKTYGTTAAIEDVTFSVEPGEILGFLGPNGAGKTTTMRILSGYLPATSGTAKVAGYEVHEDSMAVRQRIGYLPETPPLYTDMTVESFLHFVARIKGVSAGDRVRYVELALEKTSLTDRRKSLIRKLSKGYRQRVGIAQAIVHDPPVIILDEPTVGLDPRQIIEVRNLIKNLAGNHTVILSTHILPEVSMTCSRVAIINKGRVVATNSPESLMAQLMGGSGYELEIEGDIDAVQPQLQTIHGVKTIDRLTTDLPAGRHKLKVTAESGTELPGRELAAAIVEAGLGLFEMRRIQASLEDVFLQLTTEEDPLEAGTEMNESDEPTETTGEAV, from the coding sequence ATGATCGACGTTGAGCATCTCAGTAAAACCTATGGCACCACAGCCGCTATTGAGGACGTGACATTTTCCGTAGAGCCAGGAGAAATCTTGGGATTCCTGGGACCAAACGGAGCCGGAAAGACCACGACGATGCGGATCTTGTCGGGTTACTTACCCGCCACCTCTGGCACTGCCAAAGTCGCAGGCTATGAAGTGCATGAAGATTCAATGGCAGTGCGGCAGCGAATTGGGTATTTGCCAGAGACACCACCCTTGTATACCGATATGACGGTGGAGAGCTTTTTGCATTTCGTGGCGCGAATTAAGGGAGTGAGTGCGGGCGATCGCGTTCGGTATGTGGAATTGGCTCTGGAGAAAACCAGCCTGACTGACCGCCGCAAGTCACTGATTCGCAAGCTTTCCAAGGGCTATCGGCAGCGAGTAGGGATTGCCCAGGCGATCGTCCACGATCCGCCCGTCATTATTCTGGATGAACCGACTGTTGGGCTAGATCCCCGCCAGATTATTGAAGTTCGCAATCTGATCAAGAATCTGGCAGGTAACCACACAGTGATTCTCTCAACTCATATCTTGCCGGAAGTCAGCATGACCTGTAGCCGAGTCGCAATTATCAACAAGGGGCGAGTGGTGGCAACCAATTCCCCGGAAAGCCTGATGGCTCAACTCATGGGTGGCTCTGGTTATGAATTGGAGATTGAAGGCGATATAGACGCTGTGCAGCCGCAGTTACAAACGATTCACGGAGTCAAAACCATTGATCGCCTGACGACAGACTTACCCGCAGGTCGCCACAAGCTGAAGGTGACGGCTGAATCTGGAACAGAATTGCCTGGACGCGAACTAGCAGCCGCGATCGTTGAGGCAGGACTGGGGTTGTTTGAGATGCGCCGCATTCAGGCAAGTTTGGAGGATGTGTTCTTGCAACTCACTACAGAAGAGGACCCCCTAGAGGCTGGCACCGAAATGAACGAATCCGATGAACCAACCGAAACCACAGGAGAAGCAGTGTAA